The region ACAACCACTGCGCGAGCTCGACCACCGCGTGGCCCGGCCCGTCGAGGAACACGAGCTTGCGGTCCGCGAACACCATCGGCGTGTTGCGCGCGTGGAACCCCGCGTCCGCGAACGCGGCCGCCGTCGCGTCGAGGTCGCTCACGCGGAAGCAGATGTGGTTGAACCCCACGCGGTCCAGGTGCCCGGAGCCCGCGTCGCGCACGGCGTGCGGATGGTGGAAGCGCAGGAGTTGCACCTCCTCGTGCGGCTCCGCGCCCGGAACGCTCAGCGTCACGTGGTCCGCCTCGAGCCCCGAGATCCCCATGTACGCATCCATCTCCGGGCCCGAGATCACGACCGAGCGCGTCACGCGGAAGCCGAGCACGCCGAGGAACCGCGTCGCCTCGTCGAGGTCGGTGACGAGCAGCGTCAGGTGGTCGAACCGCACCGGCTCCGCGGCCTGAGGCACGCGCGGAACCTAGCCCCGATCGGTGACGACGACGTCGCGCGCGACGGCCGCCGCGGACGTCTGACCGGTCAGCGCCATCGCGTTGTGCAGCTCGGTGCGGAACCGCTCGACCAGCGCGAGCACGCCGGCCTCGCCGCCGATCGCGAGCGCCCACAGGTACGGCCGCCCGATCGCGACGGCGCCCGCGCCCAGCGCCAGCGCGCGCAGCACGTCACGCCCGTCGCGCACGCCGCCGTCGACGAGCACCGGGATCCGGTCCGCGGCCGCGTCGACGATCCCGGGCAGCGCGACCGCGGTCGGCACGACTCCTTCGAGCTGCCGGCCGCCGTGGTTCGACACGATCACCGCGTCGACGCCGTGCTCGACGGCCCGCTCGACGTCACCGGGATGGAGCACCCCCTTCACGACGACCGGCACCTCGATCCTCCGCCGGATGCGCGCGACCGCCGCCCAGTCGAGCCCCGGCCACAGCGACGCGTTCCCACCCGTCGTGAACGCGCCTGCGTCCGCCGACGCTGCGAAGCGGCTCATCCCGCGCGTCCGGATGCCGCCGACGGGCGCGTCCGCCGTGACGACGATCGCGCGGCAACCCGCGCCGACCACGCCCGCGAGGACGCGATCGCTCACGTCGGCGTCGGCCCCCGGGTAGCACTGGAACCAGATCGGCCCGTCGGACGCGCGCGCGACCTCGTCGAACGGCAGCGTCGCCGACTGCGACACGATCGGGACGATGCCCGCGCGATGGGCGGCGCGCACGACCGCGGCCTCCCCGTCCGGGTGGGCCCAGCCGTTGAACGCGCACGGCGCGAGCAGCAACGGCATCGACAGCGACGTACCCAGCACCGAGGTGCGCGTGTCGAGCGCCCGCACGTCCAGGAGCACGCGCGGGCGCAGGTACCACTCCCTCCACGCGCGCTCGTTGTCGTGCACGCTGCGCTCGTCGCCCGCGCCCGACGCGTAGTACGCGTACGTGTCGGCATCGAGCACGTCACGGGCGACGGCCTCGAGCTCATCGCGGCTCGGAAGCTGCACGGTGTCGCCGTCTCCGGCCGACGACGGGACGCCGCGACTCATCGCGGCGGAGGCTACGCCGGCATCACGAGAACTTCACGACCGGCTGCCTGTCGCATCACGGACGCGTCGTACCTTCGACCGGTGAGAACGGCGTCAGCATCCAGAACGCTCGTCGCCGCCGTGGCGTGCGCGGTGATCGCGTCGGCGTGCTCGTCGGGTGGCGGCTCGGCAGCGAAGCACACGACCACGTCCAAGGCCGCGCCGGCGCCCGGCCCGTCGACGCAGCCCACCCCGCCGACGAGCGCACCGGCGCCGATCCCCGCGCAGTACGGCGCGCTCACGACGACCCTCGGTGCCGGACTCGACGCGTACCAGGCGACGGTCGACGCGCTCCCGTCCCCGAGCACGTCGTCGGCATCACCCGTCCACGCGGCCGAGCTGCTCGTCGCGAACGGCAACCGGCTGCGCGCGTTGCTGCAGCCCGCGACCCTCACCGCGGCCGATCGGTGGCTGGACCGCTTCGCCGCCATCGGGATCAAGGGCGTGACCCTGGGCATCAAGCTGCCGATGCTCCTCCCCCAGTTCGGTCCCGACGGCGACGCGTACGCGTCCTTCTACGCGGCCGTCGCCGACCACGCGCGCGCCCGCGGGCTGACCGTCGACGTCGAGCTCGGAGCCCTGTTCTGCGGAACCGTGTTCGCGCAGTGCTCCTACTCGTTCCACGGGTCGTACGACGCGTTCGTCCGCGCCACGGTCGACCAGGCGCGCATCGTCGTCGAGCGCGTCCGTCCCGACTACCTCACGATCCTCGCCGAGCCGACGACCGAAGCCGCGCTGACGGGCGTGCACGACTTCGACACGCCGGCCGGCAGCGCGCGCTACGTCCACGACGTGCTCGCGGGGATCGGGCCACGGGGCTCGACGAAGGTCGGCGCGGGCGCGGCCACCTGGGTCGCGCCCACGTACAACCAGGCGATCCTCCAGGAACCCGTCGACTACCTCGACCTGCACATCTATCCGGTGAACGCGCACATCGCCGCGACGATCGCCCAGGACACCGCGCTCGCGCGCGGGGCCGGCAAGCCGATCGTCGCCGACGAGGTCTACCTGTACAAGGTTGCGTCGCCGACGCAGGCCGCCCCGGCCGCGAGCGACCGGACGTTCCGTCTCGACGCGTTCTCGTTCTTCGAGCCGCTCGACATCCGGTTCCTGGACATCACCGGCGAATGGGCCCGCAAGGCCGGTGTGCCGTTCGTGTCGGCGTACTGGTC is a window of Acidimicrobiia bacterium DNA encoding:
- a CDS encoding VOC family protein → MPQAAEPVRFDHLTLLVTDLDEATRFLGVLGFRVTRSVVISGPEMDAYMGISGLEADHVTLSVPGAEPHEEVQLLRFHHPHAVRDAGSGHLDRVGFNHICFRVSDLDATAAAFADAGFHARNTPMVFADRKLVFLDGPGHAVVELAQWL
- a CDS encoding alpha-hydroxy acid oxidase, whose product is MSRGVPSSAGDGDTVQLPSRDELEAVARDVLDADTYAYYASGAGDERSVHDNERAWREWYLRPRVLLDVRALDTRTSVLGTSLSMPLLLAPCAFNGWAHPDGEAAVVRAAHRAGIVPIVSQSATLPFDEVARASDGPIWFQCYPGADADVSDRVLAGVVGAGCRAIVVTADAPVGGIRTRGMSRFAASADAGAFTTGGNASLWPGLDWAAVARIRRRIEVPVVVKGVLHPGDVERAVEHGVDAVIVSNHGGRQLEGVVPTAVALPGIVDAAADRIPVLVDGGVRDGRDVLRALALGAGAVAIGRPYLWALAIGGEAGVLALVERFRTELHNAMALTGQTSAAAVARDVVVTDRG